The window ACTTCGACCAGGCCGTCGCCGAAGGCAAGATCGACACCCTTAACCTCATCCTCAAGGGTGACGTGTCCGGTGCTGTGGAAGCCCTCGAAGACGCCTTGCTCAAGATCGACGTCGGAGACGACGACGTTCAGCTTCGTGTCATCCACCGCGGTGTGGGTGCCATCACGCAGAACGACGTCAACCTCGCCACGGTGGACAACGCCATCATCATTGGCTTCAACGTCAAGCCGGCCGAGCGTGTTGCTGAACTCGCCGACCGTGAAGGCGTGGACATGCGCTTCTACTCGGTCATCTACGCAGCAATCGATGACATCGAGATGGCTCTCAAGGGCATGCTCAAGCCGGAATACGAAGAGGTCCAGCTCGGTACCGCCGAGGTTCGCGAAGTCTTCCGTTCTTCCAAGTTCGGAAACATCGCCGGCTCGATCGTCCGCACGGGCATCATCCGCCGTAACACCAAGGCACGTGTCAGCCGCGACGGCAAGGTCATCGGTGACAACCTCACCGTTGAGACGCTCAAGCGCTTCAAGGATGACGCCACTGAAGTCCGCACCGACTTCGAGTGTGGTATCGGTCTTGGCTCCTTCAATGACATCACTGAAGGCGACATCATCGAGACCTTCGAAATGCGCGAAAAGCCGCGCAGCTAGGTTCCGTTTGGGACGGGTCCGTCGGGTAACCCCGGCGGACCCGTTCCGTTCCCTTTTCTACTTTCCAGGAGGAAGTCATGGCTGATCCCGCACGCGCTGCCAAGCTGGCACAGCGGATAAAGGTGGTTGTTGCTGAGGCCCTCGGACGCCGGGTCAAGGATCCGCGCGTCGAGTCCATCACGGTCACCGACGCCCGCGTCACCAACGACCTTCAGCACGCCACCATCTACTACACCGTTTTTGGTGACGATGTAGCCCAGGCAGATGCTGCCAGGGCACTGGAGAAGGCCAAGGGTGTGCTGCGGCAGGAAGTGGGCCGCAACATCACGGTCCGCCTCACGCCCACCCTCGAGTTCGTGGCTGACCAGATCCCGGTCAATGCCTCCAACCTTGAAGAGCTGCTCCGTGAAGCCAAGCGTCGCGACGCAGAGGTAGCCGCGTTGGCTGCCAGCGCCAAGCACGCAGGCGAAGCAGACCCCTACAAGGGCGATGCCCCGGAGGACATCGACGAGGACGACTTCGACGAAGAGGACACTGACCTCTCCGGCGATAACGAGCTCGACGAAGACTCCAACCGCTAGAAGTTCAGCGTTTTTGTACAGCTAATGCCCCTAAGACTGCGTTTTAGGGGCATTAGCTGTACTCAAACTCGTTAGGATCAGTGCATGTCGGCGCACAGTCCTCAGCAACGTGATGAATACCTGAACCAGGCCATCAAACTGGCCGTGCAGAACGTTTCCGACGGCGGCGGACCGTTCGGCGCCGTTGTGGTCACCCCGGACGGAACTGTCCATGAGGGAGTGAACCGTGTGACGCGGGACCACGATCCCACGGCACATGCGGAAGTGGTGGCGATTCGTCGTGCCTCGGCTGCCACCAAGAGCTTTGACCTGACGGGTTCCGTTCTCTACGCGAGTTGCGAGCCGTGCCCGCTCTGCTTGTCCGCCACGCTCTGGGCCAGGATCGGGCGCGTCTTCTTCGCGGCAGACCGGCACGGTGCGGAAAAGGCCGGCTTCGACGACGCCGTGTTCTATGAGTACTTCGCAGGCACCAGGCCGGAACTGCTGCCAGTGGAGCATGCCGCGTTGGCCTCTTCAGATGAACCCTTCGAGGCCTGGCGAAATCACGTCCACCGGACGGCGTACTAGAGTCCCCGAAACCTAGAGCTTGGCTGGGAGCCGGCTGACGCCGTCGAGCAGGTCTTGTTGACCGCCGCAGAGGGCGATCCTGATCCATCCCTCGCCAATCGACCCGAACGCCGTGCCGGGCGCGAAGGACACGCCCGATTCCGCCAGGAACTTACGCACCCAGGTCCGGACGTCCCCGCCGCTCACGTGCGAGACGTCGGCCCATAGATAGAACGCTCCTTGAGCCCCCAGGAACGGGATTCCCTTCTCCGCCAGCAGCGCCGACGCTGCGTCCCGGTTACTTCGGTAGTGATCGCGGGCCTGGGAAACGTAGTCCTGTGGGCCCGACAGCGCCGCCAGGGCAGCATACTGCGAAGGGGACGCGACGCAGGACACGATTGATTCCATCACGTTGTTCATCTTCTGTTCCAACCCCGGCGGGCAAATCAATGCCCCGATCCGAAGGCCTGTGAGCCCGTAGGTCTTGGACAGAGTCAGGGACGTGAAAACCCGGGCTTCACCGGGGACTTCACTGTCAAACCGGGCGGGACTTACGTGGGGGACATCGAAAGTGAAGGCTTCATAGCACTCGTCCGAGATGATCCAGAGGTCGTGCCGGACTGCCAACTCCACCAGCTCGCGGGTGGCCTTTTCACTGATCACGGCACCCAGGGGATTGGACGGGGAGTTCAGCACGATCACACGGGTCCGGGCTGTGATGAGGGCCTCGATGTCCTCTATGTGCGGCTGAAAGTCGTTCTTCGGATACAGCGGGTACTGAACCGGCACGGCGTGCAGCAGCCGGCTGGTCATGGCGAAGGTGGGGTAACCGGGGTTGGGAATGAGAATCTCGTCGCCAGGGGAGAGGAGCAGGCTCATGGCAAAGTGCAGTCCCTGCTGGGCGCCGTCCACCACATAGACCCGTTCTGCGCCGATGGCGAGGCTCTGTTGCTCCCGAAAGCGGGCGGCAAAGGCTTCGCGGAGTGCAGGAATCCCGGCGTTGGGTGTGTAGTTGGTCTCATCTCTGGCAAGGCAGGCAATGCCGGCGTCCAGGATGTGCCGTGGGAGGGCAAAGCCCGGTTCCCCGATGCTGAGCACGATTGCTCCGGGGGTGGACCAAGCGGCTTCGGTGATCTCGCGGATCTGGTTCACAGGGACGTCGCGGACGTGCGCGGCAAGCTCAGGCATGGGAGCCATCCTAGCCACCCATATACTGGTAAGCGTGCTTTCTGGACTGGTAATCGTTGACAAACCGCAGGGATGGACCAGCCATGATGTGGTTGGCCGGATGCGGCGGCTGGCCGGCACCCGGAAAGTGGGGCATGCGGGCACGCTTGATCCCATGGCGACCGGCGTGCTGGTGCTGGGCATCAATAAGGCAACGCGCCTGCTGACGTACATCGTGGGCACTTCCAAGACGTACACGGCCACCATCAGGTTGGGCGAAACCACCATCACCGACGACGCCGAAGGTGAGGTCACCCAGGCACGCAACGCGGCGGACATTACCGACCACGCCGTGGCGGCCGGTGTTGCCGCACTCACCGGGCCCATTCAGCAGGTCCCCAGCAGCGTGAGCGCCATCAAGGTCAACGGCGAACGCTCCTACGCCCGCGTCCGCTCTGGTGAAGAGGTCAAGCTAGCGGCCCGCCCGGTGACCATCCACCGCTTTGATATCCACTCCATCACCAGGATCGACGGCGGCAGGGTAGTTGACGTCGATGTCACCGTGGAATGTTCCTCCGGTACGTACATCAGGGCCTTGGCGCGGGACCTCGGCAACGCCCTGGATGTTGGGGGACACCTGACAGCCCTGCGCAGGACCCACGTCGGACCGTATTCCCTTGATCAGGCACGCACTCTGGAGGAACTGGCAGAAGAGCTCGAGGTCCTGGAGATGTCCTTGGCAGCACGATCGCTGATGCCCAACCGGGAACTGAGCGAGGAAGAAACCACGGAGATCTCCTTCGGCCGCCGCATCGCTGCCGGACCGGGAGCAGGAACGCCGGACGCCGCCACGGCAGAGAATCCCGCCGCAGCGTTCGCGCCGTCAGGAGAGCTCGTGGCCCTGTTGGCGGATACCGGCAACTTTGCAAAACCCGTGTTGGTCTTCGCACCGGGAACGGGAACCGGCGCAACTGGGCAGGCAAAATAGCCATGGACGGATACTTTTACGCCATCCTCATCGTCGGTTTGGTGTCCACCATCATGTGCATCGTGGCCGGTTTGATGAAGAAAGCCCCTAACGACCCCACCATCTTCTCGGTCCTCGCCGTTGAGCTGGCCCTGGTGGTTTATCTGGTGGGCTCGATCGTCCGGGTGGCCATGGGGGAGCAGATGGCCGGTGAAGCCTGGGAGTTCTGGGGCTACCTCATTGTTGCCATGATGATCCCGCTGGGTGCTGTCTATTGGGCCATCCTTGAACGAACCCACTGGAGCAACTTCGTCCTTGCGGCGGTGGGCGTTACGGCGCTGGTGATGGCCGCGCGCATGAATCAGATCTGGTACTGACCTTGAAAGAAGAACACAACGTGACTGGAACCGAGACCAACCCGGCTAACCGGCAGCCGCAGCCCAAGGACACCCGCAACACCGGGCCTGGGCGCTTGCTGATCGCGGTCTACGCTATTTTCGCGTTGTCGGCTACAGCACGTGCCGGATACCAGATCGCCACAAAGTTCGCCGAAGCGCCGTTGGCGCACATCCTCTCGGCTTTTGCCGCCGTCGTCTACATTGTGGCCACCATTTCGCTGGCGAAGCCCGGCCGGACCTGGTTCAAGGTTTCCCTGGCCGCTGTCCTCACTGAGCTTGTTGGTGTGCTGGTGGTAGGCGCGATCAGCCTCTTTGATCCGGTTGCGTTCCCGCACGATACTGTGTGGTCCTTGTTCGGGCGCGGTTACGGCTTCGTCCCGTTGATCCTGCCGATCCTGGGCCTTCTGTGGCTCAACAAACGCAGACCGTCCTGAGTCAAACACCCTAGCGGGTAACCTTAGAATGTTCCGGTGCCGGGAGGTTGCCGGGCGGAACGAACATCTGCAGTAAAAGGCGAGGTTGATGGTCCACATCTGGAACGATCCCACCGAAGTCCCCAAGGACTTCGGACCTACTGTCGTTACCATCGGGAACTTTGACGGTGTCCATCGGGGCCATCAGCACGTCCTGGCGCAATTGACCGGCACGGCCAAGCGGCACAACATCCCGTCAGTGGCCGTGACTTTCGATCCCCATCCCGCCCAGGTGCACAGGCCGGATTCTGCTCCGGAGCTGATCATGGGGCTTCAGGACAAGCTCGAAGCACTGGGCCACACCGGGGTGGATGCAGTTCTGGTGATGAAGTACACCCTCGACCTCGCCGCGATGACCCCGCTGGAATTCGTCCGTGAAATTCTTGTTGAGGGTCTGCACGCCGCGCACCTCGTCGTAGGACACGACCTCCGCTTCGGCGCCGGTAATGCAGGCGATGTGGTCACGATGCAGGAGCTGGGCGACCAGCTCGGCTTCGGGGTGCAGGTAGTCAATGAATACGGTGCGGGAGGCTTCCCCGTTCACGACGACGGCGATACCGACCGCCGCTGTTCCTCCACCTGGGTGAGGGAGGCTTTGAGTGAAGGCGACGTCGTGACTGCTGCTGCAGTGTTGGGCCGTCCCCACCGCATGCGTGGGGAAGTGGTGCACGGAGCTGCCCGCGGGCGGGATCTCGGCTTCCCCACGGCAAACCTTTCCCACGATTCCACTGGTTACGTGCCGGCAGATGGCATCTATGCGGGATGGCTGATCGACCAAGCCGGCACGCGCTGGCCCGCCGCCATTTCCGTTGGTTCCAACCCCACCTTTGACGGCGTCAGCCGACAGGTGGAGGCGCACGTGATCGATCGCCCCGAGGAGAATGTGGAGGACTTCGACCTCTACGGGCAAAACGTTGCCGTTGAATTTACGCAACGCCTGCGTGGCATGGTGGCCTACCGTGGGCCGGAAGCCTTGGTCGAACAGATGTGCCTCGACGTAGCCCAAGCGCACGAGCTGTTGACCCGGCGCCAGGGGCATTTCGACAACACTGCTGACGTGCCGGTAAACTGATAACTGGATCCGGCTGCAGTCCGTGGCGGCTGGACCTGTTTTTGTGTGCGGCAACGTACCAAAGGCAACCCGTCAGCGAGGCGCTGCACCGGGAGGCACGGCACAACTCTAGGAGTTCACGTGGCACTTGACGCCGCTGTAAAGCAGTCCATCATCAAGGAATACGCAACCTCTGAAGGCGACACCGGTTCGCCCGAGGTTCAGGTTGCAGTCCTGACTCAGCGGATCAAGGATCTGACTGAGCACATGAAGGAGCACAAGCACGACTTCCACACCCAGCGCGGTCTGCTGGCCATGGTTGGTCGTCGCAAGCGCATGCTTTCCTACCTGAAGAACACTGACATCGCCCGCTACCGTGCGCTCATCGAGCGTCTCGGCCTGCGCCGCTAGTCTGCCTTTAGGGGCGGCCCGCTCCTTTCCGGAACGGGCCGCCTTCTTCACCAACAACTAAAAACAGGAATCAACCGCATCGCGCATTCGCGGTCCTCGGTAGTGATTCCCGGGAGAACCATCTGTGATGATGGCGCCCGTGGATCTCGATCGATGACCGGGTGTAGTACAGGCCAGGAAAAAAGAAGAGGCCTGGGTTGATGTGGCGGACTTCCGCTAACAGAAACGGAGGTGACTCTCTATGGAGGGTCCCGAAATCCAGTTCTCCGAAGCCATTATTGACAACGGACGTTTCGGCAAGCGAGTCATTCGCTTCGAAACCGGCCGCCTTGCCAAGCAGGCAGCCGGCGCGTCGATGGTTTACATCGACGAAGACACCGCGCTGCTCTCGGCAACCACCGCAGGCAAGCAGCCGCGCGAAGGTTTCGACTTCTTCCCGCTGACGGTTGATGTTGAAGAGCGTATGTACGCTGCCGGCCGTATCCCGGGTTCGTTCTTCCGCCGCGAAGGCCGTCCCTCCACGGAAGCCATCCTGGCTTGCCGCCTGATGGACCGCCCGCTGCGCCCCGCCTTCGTGAAGGGCCTGCGCAACGAGGTCCAGATCGTCGTTACCGTTCTGGCAATCAACCCCGACGAGCTCTACGACGTCGTCGCCATCAACGCGTCCTCGATGTCCACGCAGCTTTCCGGCCTCCCGTTCTCCGGCCCGATCGGTGGCGTCCGCGTCGCCCTCATCGCCGACGAACAGGGTTCACAGTGGGTTGCTTTCCCCAAGCATTCCCAGCTTGAGAACGCCGTCTTCAACATGGTTGTAGCCGGCCGCATCACTGGCGACGACGTCGCCATCATGATGGTTGAAGCCGAAGCCACGGATAACTCCTGGAACCTCATCAAGGAACAGGGCGCCACGGCTCCCACCGAAGAAGTTGTTTCCGAGGGCCTCGAGGCTGCCAAGCCGTTCATCAAGGCACTCTGTGAAGCACAGGCAGACCTGGCAGCACGCGCAGCCAAGCCCACTGTCGAGTTCCCGGTGTTCCTGGACTACCAGGACGACGTCTACGCCGCTGTTGAAGCCGCTGCCGCTGACAAGCTGGCAGCTGTCTTCCAGATCGCCGACAAGCAGGACCGCGACAACGCCTCCGACGAGCTCAAGGACGAAGTCCTGGGCGCACTTGCCGGCCAGTTCGAAGGCCGCGAGAAGGAACTGTCCGCAGCGTTCCGCTCGGTCACGAAGCAGGTTGTGCGCCAGCGCATCCTCAAGGACCAGATCCGCATCGACGGCCGTGGCCTGACGGACATCCGCCAGCTCACCGCCGAGGTAGAGGTTCTTCCCCGCGTCCACGGTTCGGCCATCTTCGAGCGCGGCGAGACCCAGATCATGGGTGTCACCACGCTGAACATGCTCAAGATGGAGCAGCAGATTGACTCGTTGTCGCCGGTGACGCGCAAGCGCTACATGCACAACTACAACTTCCCGCCGTACTCCACCGGTGAGACCGGCCGCGTCGGTTCCCCGAAGCGCCGCGAAATCGGCCACGGTGCTCTCGCTGAGCGCGCCCTGGTTCCGGTTCTGCCCACCCGTGAAGAGTTCCCGTACGCCATCCGCCAGGTATCCGAGGCGCTTAGCTCCAACGGTTCCACGTCCATGGGTTCGGTCTGTGCTTCCACCCTTTCCATGCTCAATGCCGGTGTGCCGCTGAAGGCCGCTGTTGCCGGTATCGCCATGGGCTTGGTTTCCGACCAGGTTGACGGCCAGACCCGCTACGCAGCGCTGACCGACATCCTCGGCGCCGAAGACGCCTTCGGTGACATGGACTTCAAGGTTGCCGGCACGTCCGAGTTCGTTACGGCCATCCAGCTGGACACCAAGCTCGACGGCATCCCCGCTTCCGTGCTCGCAGCAGCACTGAAGCAGGCCCGCGAAGCCCGCCTCCACATCCTTGAGGTCATCAACGCAGCGATCGACACTCCGGATGAGCTCTCCGAGTTCGCCCCGCGCGTCATCGCCGTCAAGATCCCCGTGGACAAGATCGGCGAGGTCATTGGCCCCAAGGGCAAGATGATCAACCAGATTCAGGAAGACACGGGCGCGGACATCTCCATCGAAGATGACGGCACTGTCTACATCGGCGCCACCAACGGTCCGTCTGCCGATGCAGCACGTTCCGCCATCAACGCCATCGCCAACCCGCAGGTGCCGGAAATCGGTGAGCGCTACCTGGGTACGGTCGTCAAGACCACCACCTTCGGTGCTTTCGTTTCTCTCACCCCGGGCAAGGACGGCCTGCTGCACATCTCCGAGCTCCGCAAGCTGGCCAATGGCAAGCGCGTGGACAACGTTGATGACGTCGTTTCCGTGGGCCAGAAGGTCCAGGTCGAGATCACCAAGATCGACGACCGCGGAAAGCTCTCCCTCTCCCCGGTTGTTGCCGAGGAAGAAGGCGCAGCCTCAGAGGACGCTCCGGCCGAGGCCGCTGAAGAGTCCGCAGAGTAGTCTGTAAGCATTACACCCGGCAGGGCCGGTGGGCTTGAAAGAGCTCCACCGGCCCTTCCGGCCTTAACCCTGAAACCTGAAAGGCCTTGATGACTGTCGTACCCCTGCCGCTGGTGCAAACCCTTCCCGGTGGCGAATTGATCCATGGTGCCGAGGGCGGTTCCGTCGTGCGGCGCTCGGTCCTTCCCGGCGGCGTGCGCGTCCTGACCGAGGCGATGCCCGGCCAGCGTTCGGCCACCATTGGTTTCTGGGTGGCAGTGGGTTCGCGCGATGAAGCGGACGGCCAGCACGGTTCCACACACTTCCTTGAGCACCTGCTGTTCAAGGGCACCAAAAGGCGCACGGCCCTGGAGATTGCGTCCGCGTTCGACGAAGTGGGCGGCGAATCCAACGCCGCGACAGCCAAGGAAAGCACCTGCTACTTCGCCCGTGTCCTGGACACGGACCTCCCCATGGCCATCGATGTCATCGCCGACATGATCACGGGCGCAGTCCTTGATCCTGCCGAATTGGAGCAGGAACGCGACGTCATTCTGGAAGAAATCGCCATGGACAGCGACGACCCCACGGACGTGGCCCATGAGAAGTTCGTGGCTGCGGTCCTGGGCAACCACCCGCTGGCACGCCCCATTGGGGGAACGCCCGATGCCATCAAAGCAGTGGCAAGGGATTCGGTGTGGTCGCACTATCAGCGCTATTACCGCCCGGAGGAACTGGTCATCACCGCTGCCGGCGGACTGGATCACGACGTCGTCTGCCAACTCGTCCTGGATGCCCTGAAGGCCGCCGGATGGCAGCTCGACGCCGACGCTGCGCCGGTAAACCGCCGGGGTACTGAACGCGCCGTCATCACAGGAACGTCCGGACTGCATGTGGTCAAGCGTCCCGTGGAGCAAGCCAACATCATCATGGGTTGCCCCACGATCGTGGCTACCGACGACCGCCGGTTTGTCATGAGCGTGCTTAATGCCGTGCTGGGCGGTGGCATGTCCTCACGCCTGTTCCAGGAAATTCGTGAGAAGCGCGGGCTGGTGTACTCCACGTACTCGTTCACTGCAGCGTATGCGGACGCCGGGTACTTCGGGATGTACGCCGGATGCACGCCTTCCAAGGTCCGCCAAGTGTTGGAACTGCTGGGCCTTGAACTGGACAAGCTGGCCAAGGAAGGCATCACTGACGAAGAGCTCCGGAAAGCTGTGGGTCAGCTCAGCGGCGGTATTGTGCTCGCGCTTGAGGACACAGGCTCGCGGATGTCGCGGCTTGGCCGGGCGGAGTTGGTGTCCGGGGAGTTCCAGGACATTGACGAGACGCTGGCCCGCATCAATGCCGTCACGGTGGAGGACGTTCAGGACCTCGCCCGCGAACTCGCAGCGGCGCCCCGCACCGTCACCGTTGTTGGTCCCTTCGAGGAAACCGAGACCTTCGGCCTGTAGGTTCCCGTCCGGAATCTCTGGACTCCCGCACTGTCAACAGGGCAGCATGATCACACGATCATGCTGCCCTGACTACATTGGAGACCTGATGGATGTGCCCCCGAGCGGCCATGCCGCCGAGATGCTGCGGGATTTCCTGGGTCATTGGCGGGGCATCACGGAGATCGCCGCGTCACCGTGGGGAACTGCGCGGACTGCTGAGGCTGAAGCGGTGTTTACCAAGGCCGCGGGCGGATATGCCGTGGTTCAGAGCTACAGGCACCGCGAAGCCGACGGCACGCATTTCGAAGGCCATGGAATGTTCACCGTCGATCGGGACCACGGCGACACTCTGTGGTACTACGTGGACAGCATGGGGCGGCCGCCGGCCAGCCCGGTCCGGGGGACCTGGCATGCGGGTACGTTGACTCTGGACCGGAGAACTGCCGACGGCGTGGCCCGGCATACGTTCCGGGTTGAGGACGGCGTCCTGGTGCACACGGCAGACCTGAAGCTTGAGGGTACGGCCGGGTACAGCCCGTTGTTGAAGAGCGTGTTCAGGAAGCCCTGAGTTTCAGCCCCCGGCGAAGGGCGGCAGGACGTCAATCACGTCATCATTTCCCAGGGGAGCCGTGCGATCCCGCACGGCCACCTCGTTGCGGAGGAAACTGCTGCGCGCCACGATCTTGGCGAGCGTTGGGGTACCTTCGGGCGGCACTGGACGTTCGACGGCGAGGGCAGCTTCCAGCAGCGCCTCAAGGCTGGTGCCTTCCGGGAGGACATGACGTTCTTCTTCGACCCCGGCGGCCGCGCGCGCGGCAGCGAAGTAACGGACAAGCAAGGTTTCAGCCTCCGATTGCGCTCATGCTGCGGTCCGGCTGGACGAAGTCCGATGCGCCGAGACCGGTGTGATCCATGCCGTGGGCCTTGGGCTTGACCCACATTGCATCTTGCCACCGCGATGCCAGTTCGTCGTCCGTGGCACCTTCACGAAGGAGTCCCAAGAGATCGAACTCTTCGCGGGAGAAGAGACAGCTCATGATCTTGCCCTCCGCAGTAATGCGGGTGCGGCGACAATCGGAGCAGAACGGCTCCGTGACTGAGGCGATGATGCCGACTGTACCGAGGACCGGACCCGTGGCATCCCCGGTTGCCGTGTCACGGCGTCGTACTTCAAAACGTTCGGCCGGGGCGCCGTCCCTCTCGCGGGGGTCCGTGCCCAGCACAAAGTCGCGGGAGAGCAGTTCACGAATCTCGGCGGCCGTGATCATGTTCCGCCGGGTCCACCCGTGGTCCGCGTCCAAGGGCATCTGCTCAATGAAACGAAGTTCGTAGCCGCGGCCCAGTGCCCACTCCAGAAGATCCGGCGATTCGGCGTCGTTGATGCCCCGCATGAGCACTGCGTTGAGTTTCACCGGGCCCAACCCGGCTGCCCAAGCGGCATCCACGCCGGCCAGGACGCGGTCCAGGAAGGGACGCCGGGTGAGTTGGGTGAAGGTCTCCTCGTGGAGGGAATCGAGCGAGACGTTGATCCGGGTGAGGCCGGCGGCCTTCAGGGCTGCAGCCTTCTTATCCAGCCCCACGCCGTTGGTGGTCATGGAGATGGGGAGGTCCGGGTGATCGGCCCGGATACCGGAAATGATGTCCACCAAGTCGGCGCGAACCAAAGGCTCACCGCCGGTGAGCCGGAGCTCCCGTACGCCCAGGGAATTGACGCCGATGCGAACGATGCGGACTATTTCGTCCTTGGTCATCACGGCTTGTTTCGAGAGCCATTCCAGTCCCTCGGCAGGCATGCAGTAAGTGCAGCGCAGGTTGCACTTGTCCGTCAGGGACAGACGCATATCCGTTGCGCGCCTGCCATAGCGGTCCCACAGTCCGGTGGGCGTGCCTGCTGGGCGTGGAGGCGGACTTGCCACGCCGCTTTCCGTGCTGCCTGTGGCACCGCCCGAAGGGGGCACCGGCATGCCTAGCTGAACACTCATAAATTCAGGCTACGCCACCATGGCTGGATCAGTGACACCAGTTACAGTCACAGAGTTCCTGAGTCACACAGTTCTTACGGATTCCATACACTTGTGCCCTGGAGGCCTGGATCGGGTGCTCCCCACAGTCAGCAAACCTATGCTGAAAGCGTGACCACAAATTCGGCATCATCAGCGGAGCCCGGGAATCGCAGGATCCTGCTGGTAGAGGATGAACAGACCATAGCGGACGTCGTCCGTGACTACCTGCTGAAAGCGGGATTCCAGGTGGATATGGCGGGGGACGGCTTTACCGCCCTCGAACTCGCAGTGTCCCGGCAACCCGATCTTGTGATCCTGGACCGTATGCTCCCGGGACTGGACGGTGTAGAGGTCTGCCGTCGACTCCGTCAAAGCATGAGCGTCCCGGTCATCATGGTCACGGCTCTGGGAACCGAGGATGACCGAGTTCTGGGCTTGGAGATGGGCGCGGACGACTACGTCACCAAGCCCTTTTCCCCACGGGAACTGGTCCTCCGGGTGAAGTCGGTGCTGCGCCGAAGTATCAAGGAGTTCACTCCGGAACCTCCTGTG is drawn from Arthrobacter sp. 31Y and contains these coding sequences:
- the moaA gene encoding GTP 3',8-cyclase MoaA, with protein sequence MSVQLGMPVPPSGGATGSTESGVASPPPRPAGTPTGLWDRYGRRATDMRLSLTDKCNLRCTYCMPAEGLEWLSKQAVMTKDEIVRIVRIGVNSLGVRELRLTGGEPLVRADLVDIISGIRADHPDLPISMTTNGVGLDKKAAALKAAGLTRINVSLDSLHEETFTQLTRRPFLDRVLAGVDAAWAAGLGPVKLNAVLMRGINDAESPDLLEWALGRGYELRFIEQMPLDADHGWTRRNMITAAEIRELLSRDFVLGTDPRERDGAPAERFEVRRRDTATGDATGPVLGTVGIIASVTEPFCSDCRRTRITAEGKIMSCLFSREEFDLLGLLREGATDDELASRWQDAMWVKPKAHGMDHTGLGASDFVQPDRSMSAIGG
- a CDS encoding response regulator transcription factor, which translates into the protein MTTNSASSAEPGNRRILLVEDEQTIADVVRDYLLKAGFQVDMAGDGFTALELAVSRQPDLVILDRMLPGLDGVEVCRRLRQSMSVPVIMVTALGTEDDRVLGLEMGADDYVTKPFSPRELVLRVKSVLRRSIKEFTPEPPVEAAGLELDPASRTVTHRGVPLALTVREFDLLAFLMRRPHQVFSREELIKAVWGWDFGDLSTVTVHVRRLREKIEANPTKPELLKTVWGVGYRFDGKRSETGNVRPDSSARADSNVRVDQGDGDHGRQ
- a CDS encoding MoaD/ThiS family protein; its protein translation is MLVRYFAAARAAAGVEEERHVLPEGTSLEALLEAALAVERPVPPEGTPTLAKIVARSSFLRNEVAVRDRTAPLGNDDVIDVLPPFAGG